A window from Bordetella petrii encodes these proteins:
- a CDS encoding low molecular weight protein-tyrosine-phosphatase, with product MMTKVLFVCMGNICRSPSAEGVFRHLVNDAGLSDVVRVDSAGTHAYHIGEAPDARAQAAARKRGYEINHCEARQVTADDFREFDLILAMDWDNLSALQQQCPKAYQHKLMLLMRFANEFEEATVPDPYYGGPEGFGKVLDYLEDACQGVLELVRKRATQYQAA from the coding sequence ATGATGACCAAGGTACTTTTCGTTTGCATGGGTAATATCTGTCGCTCGCCAAGCGCGGAGGGCGTTTTTCGCCATTTGGTGAACGATGCCGGTTTGAGCGATGTCGTGCGCGTGGATTCCGCAGGCACGCATGCCTACCATATTGGTGAAGCGCCCGATGCTCGCGCCCAGGCCGCCGCCCGCAAGCGCGGCTACGAGATCAACCATTGCGAAGCCCGCCAGGTAACGGCCGACGACTTCCGCGAGTTCGATCTCATCCTGGCCATGGACTGGGACAACCTTTCCGCGCTGCAGCAACAATGCCCCAAGGCCTACCAGCACAAGCTGATGCTGCTGATGCGCTTTGCCAACGAATTCGAAGAAGCCACGGTGCCCGATCCCTACTACGGCGGCCCCGAAGGCTTCGGCAAGGTGCTCGACTACCTGGAAGACGCCTGTCAGGGTGTTCTTGAGCTGGTCCGCAAGCGGGCCACGCAGTACCAGGCGGCCTGA
- the iscR gene encoding Fe-S cluster assembly transcriptional regulator IscR, with protein sequence MRLTTKGRFAVTAMIDLAMRQHSGPVTLAAISQRQNISLSYLEQLFGKLRRHELVDSVRGPGGGYSLARLARNVTVADIIFAVDEPLDATNCGGKHDCTSGKDGKSGKCMTHELWTTLNRKMVDYLDSVSLQDLVDQQRLRQLQEATQAAQGCTAVRVERGAAGSPSASTPAIAADATV encoded by the coding sequence ATGCGGCTCACTACGAAAGGGCGGTTCGCGGTCACCGCGATGATCGACCTGGCCATGCGGCAGCACAGCGGTCCGGTGACTCTCGCGGCAATCAGCCAGCGTCAGAATATTTCGCTTTCTTACCTGGAGCAGCTGTTCGGCAAGCTGCGCCGGCACGAACTGGTCGACAGCGTGCGCGGCCCCGGCGGCGGCTACTCGCTGGCCCGGTTGGCCCGCAATGTCACGGTCGCCGACATCATCTTCGCGGTTGACGAACCCCTGGACGCCACCAATTGCGGCGGCAAGCACGATTGCACCAGCGGCAAAGACGGCAAGTCGGGCAAATGCATGACGCACGAGCTCTGGACCACCCTGAACCGCAAGATGGTCGATTACCTGGATTCCGTGTCCCTGCAAGATCTGGTCGACCAGCAGCGGCTGCGCCAGTTGCAGGAAGCCACCCAGGCGGCGCAGGGCTGCACCGCCGTGCGCGTGGAGCGGGGCGCTGCCGGCTCCCCCTCGGCCTCTACCCCGGCC